A section of the Pseudomonas flavescens genome encodes:
- a CDS encoding CoA-acylating methylmalonate-semialdehyde dehydrogenase has translation MTTIQHLIHGELTDGQGGRSAEVFNPATGEAVRRVALADVATVQQAIDSAKEAFPAWRNTPPAKRAQVMFRFKQLLEQHENAIAKLISEEHGKTVEDAAGELKRGIENVEYACSAPEILKGEYTRNVGPNIDAWSDFQPVGVVAGITPFNFPAMVPLWMYPLAIVCGNCFILKPSERDPSSTLYIAQLLHEAGLPKGVLNVVHGDKTAVDALIQAPEVKALSFVGSTPIAEYIYAEGSKRGKRVQALGGAKNHAVLMPDADLDNAVSALMGAAYGSCGERCMAISVAVCVGDQIADALVDKIVPQIKALKIGAGTQCGLDMGPLVTAAAKDKVTGYIDAGVAAGAELVVDGRGLSVSGNENGFFLGGTLFDRVTADMTIYTDEIFGPVLCIVRVDSLEAAMQLINDHEYGNGTCIFTRDGEAARLFCDEIEVGMVGVNVPLPVPVAYHSFGGWKRSLFGDLHAYGPDGVRFYTRRKSITQRWPQRKSHEAAQFAFPSNS, from the coding sequence ATGACCACCATCCAGCACCTGATCCACGGCGAACTCACCGACGGCCAGGGCGGCCGCAGCGCCGAGGTCTTCAACCCCGCTACCGGCGAAGCGGTACGTCGCGTCGCCCTGGCCGATGTGGCCACCGTGCAGCAGGCCATCGACTCCGCCAAGGAGGCGTTCCCGGCCTGGCGCAACACGCCGCCGGCCAAGCGCGCTCAGGTCATGTTCCGCTTCAAGCAACTGCTCGAGCAGCACGAGAACGCCATCGCCAAACTGATCAGCGAAGAGCACGGCAAGACCGTCGAAGACGCTGCCGGCGAACTCAAGCGCGGTATCGAGAACGTCGAATACGCCTGCTCTGCGCCGGAAATCCTCAAGGGTGAATACACCCGCAACGTCGGCCCCAACATCGACGCCTGGAGCGACTTCCAGCCGGTGGGCGTGGTCGCTGGCATCACCCCGTTCAACTTCCCGGCCATGGTGCCGCTGTGGATGTATCCGCTGGCCATCGTCTGCGGCAACTGCTTCATCCTCAAACCCTCCGAGCGCGACCCCAGCTCCACCCTGTACATCGCCCAGTTGCTCCACGAAGCCGGCCTGCCCAAAGGCGTGCTCAACGTCGTGCACGGCGACAAGACCGCAGTGGATGCATTGATCCAGGCGCCCGAGGTCAAGGCCCTGAGCTTCGTCGGCTCCACGCCCATCGCCGAATACATCTACGCCGAAGGCAGCAAACGCGGCAAACGCGTACAGGCCCTGGGTGGCGCCAAGAACCACGCGGTGCTGATGCCCGATGCCGACCTGGACAACGCCGTCAGCGCATTGATGGGCGCTGCCTACGGCTCCTGCGGCGAGCGCTGCATGGCCATCTCCGTGGCTGTGTGCGTGGGCGACCAGATCGCCGATGCGCTGGTCGACAAGATCGTTCCGCAGATCAAGGCCCTGAAGATCGGCGCCGGCACCCAGTGCGGCCTCGACATGGGCCCGCTGGTCACCGCCGCGGCGAAGGACAAGGTCACCGGCTACATCGACGCCGGAGTGGCCGCTGGCGCCGAGCTGGTGGTGGATGGCCGTGGCCTGAGCGTGTCCGGCAATGAAAACGGCTTCTTCCTAGGCGGCACCCTGTTCGACCGGGTGACGGCGGACATGACCATCTACACCGACGAGATCTTCGGCCCGGTGCTGTGCATCGTCCGCGTCGATAGCCTGGAAGCGGCCATGCAACTGATCAACGATCACGAATACGGCAACGGCACCTGCATCTTCACCCGTGATGGCGAAGCGGCGCGGCTGTTCTGCGACGAGATCGAAGTCGGCATGGTCGGCGTCAACGTACCGCTGCCGGTACCGGTGGCCTACCACAGCTTCGGCGGCTGGAAGCGCTCGCTGTTCGGCGACCTCCACGCCTACGGCCCCGACGGCGTGCGCTTCTACACCCGCCGTAAATCCATCACCCAGCGCTGGCCGCAGCGCAAGAGCCACGAGGCCGCGCAATTTGCGTTTCCGAGTAATAGCTGA
- a CDS encoding cupin domain-containing protein: MAVRQQAVATVQVDNDEVIVTEWRFAPGTETGRHRHGYDYVVVPMTDGTLLLETPEGDKHAPLVAGQSYFRKAGVEHNVINASDHEVVFVETEIKAH, translated from the coding sequence ATGGCTGTCCGGCAGCAGGCGGTAGCCACCGTGCAGGTGGATAACGACGAGGTGATCGTCACCGAATGGCGGTTCGCGCCGGGTACCGAAACCGGTCGCCACCGGCATGGCTACGATTACGTGGTGGTACCCATGACCGACGGCACGCTGCTGCTGGAAACCCCGGAGGGCGACAAGCACGCCCCGCTGGTGGCCGGGCAGAGCTACTTCCGCAAGGCGGGGGTGGAACACAACGTGATCAACGCCAGCGACCATGAAGTGGTCTTCGTCGAAACCGAAATCAAAGCGCATTGA
- a CDS encoding aspartate aminotransferase family protein translates to MNMPQTATPPLASQLKLDAHWMPFSANRSFQRDPRIIVSAEGSWLTDDSGRKVYDSLSGLWTCGAGHCRKEIQEAVAKQLGTLDYSPGFQYAHPLSFKLAEEVADLMPGDLNHVFFTGSGSECADTAVKMAKAYWRLKGQASKTRMIGRARGYHGVNIAGTALGGIGGNRKMYGQLMDVDHLPHTLQPGMAFTKGAAETGGVELANEMLKLIELHDASNIAAVIVEPMSGSAGVIVPPAGYLQRLREICTQHNILLIFDEVITAFGRMGKWTGAEYFGVTPDIVNVAKQITNGAVPMGAVIATREIYQTFMGQPTPEHMIEFTHGYTYSAHPVACAAGLASLELLKRENLVQQSAELAPKFESAIHGLKGAKHIVDIRNCGLAGAIQLAPRDGDPSIRPFEAGVALWKAGFYVRFGGDGLQFGPMFNAKIEDLDRVFSAVGDVLQRID, encoded by the coding sequence ATGAACATGCCGCAGACCGCCACGCCGCCCCTGGCCAGCCAGCTCAAGTTGGACGCCCACTGGATGCCGTTTTCCGCCAACCGCAGCTTTCAGCGCGACCCGCGGATCATCGTCAGCGCTGAAGGCTCCTGGCTGACCGACGACTCCGGTCGCAAGGTCTACGACAGCCTGTCCGGCCTGTGGACTTGCGGCGCCGGTCATTGCCGCAAGGAGATTCAGGAGGCCGTGGCCAAGCAGCTCGGCACCCTCGATTACTCGCCGGGTTTTCAGTACGCCCACCCGCTGTCCTTCAAGCTGGCCGAGGAAGTCGCCGACCTGATGCCGGGCGACCTCAACCACGTGTTCTTCACCGGCTCCGGCTCCGAGTGCGCCGATACCGCCGTGAAGATGGCCAAGGCCTACTGGCGCCTGAAGGGGCAGGCCAGCAAGACCCGCATGATCGGCCGTGCCCGTGGGTACCACGGCGTCAACATCGCCGGCACCGCGCTCGGCGGCATTGGCGGCAACCGCAAGATGTACGGCCAGTTGATGGATGTGGACCACCTGCCGCACACCCTGCAGCCAGGCATGGCCTTCACCAAGGGCGCGGCCGAGACCGGCGGCGTCGAGCTGGCCAACGAGATGCTCAAGCTGATCGAACTGCATGACGCCTCCAACATCGCCGCGGTGATCGTCGAGCCGATGTCCGGTTCGGCCGGTGTCATCGTGCCGCCTGCCGGTTATCTGCAGCGCCTGCGCGAGATCTGCACCCAGCACAACATCCTGCTGATCTTCGACGAGGTGATCACCGCCTTCGGGCGCATGGGCAAATGGACCGGCGCCGAGTACTTCGGCGTCACCCCGGACATCGTCAACGTCGCCAAGCAGATCACCAACGGCGCCGTGCCCATGGGCGCGGTGATCGCCACCCGCGAGATCTACCAGACCTTCATGGGCCAGCCGACGCCCGAGCACATGATCGAATTCACCCACGGCTACACCTACTCAGCCCACCCGGTAGCCTGCGCCGCTGGCCTGGCTTCGCTGGAGCTGCTCAAACGCGAGAACCTGGTGCAGCAGTCCGCCGAGCTGGCGCCCAAGTTCGAGAGCGCCATCCATGGCCTCAAGGGCGCCAAGCACATCGTCGACATCCGCAACTGTGGCCTCGCTGGCGCGATCCAGCTGGCGCCCCGTGATGGCGACCCGTCGATCCGTCCCTTCGAGGCCGGTGTGGCGCTGTGGAAAGCCGGCTTCTATGTCCGTTTCGGCGGCGACGGCCTGCAGTTCGGGCCGATGTTCAACGCCAAGATCGAAGACCTCGACCGCGTGTTCAGCGCCGTGGGCGATGTCCTGCAAAGGATCGACTGA
- a CDS encoding LysR family transcriptional regulator, with product MSVRRPEPLAQVSDFDIRLLKLFRSVVECGGFSAAESALGIGRSAISQQMSDLEQRLGLRLCQRGRAGFALTEEGREVYQSTQQLLAALESFRTEVNGLHQHLRGELNIGLTDNLVTVPHMRITSALARLKDRGPDVHVHIRMTPPSEVEQGVLDGRLHVGVVPMVGGLSGLDYQPLYDERSLLYCAVGHPLFYVDDRELPDERLNAQHAIAPTFRLPPDIQNHYQALNCTASASDREGMAFLILTGRYIGYLPDHYATAWIKEGRLRALKADTRFYDLNLASVTRKGRRPHLVLETFLEELAASA from the coding sequence ATGAGCGTTCGACGCCCGGAGCCCCTGGCCCAGGTCAGCGATTTCGATATCCGCCTGCTCAAGCTGTTTCGCAGCGTGGTCGAGTGCGGCGGTTTTTCCGCTGCGGAGAGCGCGCTGGGCATCGGTCGCTCGGCGATCAGCCAGCAGATGAGCGACCTGGAGCAACGCCTCGGCCTGCGCCTGTGCCAGCGCGGCCGCGCCGGCTTCGCACTGACCGAAGAGGGTCGCGAGGTGTACCAGTCGACCCAGCAGTTGCTGGCGGCGCTGGAAAGCTTTCGTACCGAGGTCAATGGCCTGCATCAGCACCTGCGCGGCGAGCTGAATATCGGCCTGACCGACAACCTGGTGACGGTGCCGCACATGCGCATCACCAGCGCCCTCGCCCGCCTCAAGGATCGCGGCCCGGACGTGCACGTGCATATCCGCATGACGCCGCCCAGCGAGGTCGAACAGGGCGTGCTCGACGGGCGCCTGCACGTGGGCGTGGTGCCCATGGTCGGTGGCCTGTCCGGCCTCGATTACCAGCCGCTTTACGACGAGCGCTCGCTGCTCTACTGCGCGGTCGGCCACCCGCTGTTCTATGTGGATGACCGGGAGCTGCCCGACGAACGCCTCAATGCCCAGCATGCCATCGCCCCGACCTTTCGCCTGCCGCCGGACATCCAGAACCACTACCAGGCCCTGAACTGCACGGCCAGCGCCTCGGATCGCGAAGGCATGGCCTTTCTGATCCTCACCGGGCGCTATATCGGCTACCTGCCGGATCACTACGCCACCGCCTGGATCAAGGAAGGCCGCCTGCGTGCACTGAAAGCCGATACGCGCTTCTACGACCTCAACCTGGCCTCGGTCACCCGCAAAGGCCGCCGCCCGCACCTGGTGCTGGAGACCTTTCTCGAAGAGCTGGCGGCGAGCGCCTGA
- a CDS encoding aldo/keto reductase yields the protein MPNRRHFLQGSAALMTLAAGSQLLPGFAFAANPAPLLQRKIPSSGEALPVIGLGTSQTFNVSLDDASLKPLDEVVRAFINGGATLIDTAPSYGAAEAVTGELLKRTKTQGKAFLASKLSSSGRERGLAQFEASLKALQTDKMDLLQVHNLQDTTTQLALARELREQGKVRYIGITHYIESAHDDLLEVLAKEKVDFVQFNYSVGERNAEKRLLPYCAEHGIATLINRPFQRAQLLARVKGKPLPEWANEVDATSWAQLLLKFILANEAVTAVIPATSNPRYVVDNLKAGQGRLPNAELLERIVQAFS from the coding sequence ATGCCCAATCGTCGCCATTTCCTGCAGGGCAGCGCTGCTCTGATGACCCTCGCGGCCGGCAGCCAGTTGTTGCCGGGCTTCGCGTTCGCGGCCAACCCGGCCCCGCTGCTGCAGCGCAAGATTCCGTCGAGTGGCGAGGCACTGCCGGTGATCGGCCTGGGCACGTCGCAAACCTTCAACGTAAGCCTCGACGACGCCAGCCTGAAACCACTGGACGAGGTGGTGCGAGCCTTCATCAATGGCGGCGCCACGCTGATCGATACCGCGCCCAGTTACGGCGCCGCCGAGGCGGTGACCGGCGAGCTGCTCAAGCGCACCAAGACTCAGGGCAAGGCATTTCTCGCCTCCAAGCTGTCGAGCAGCGGACGCGAGCGCGGCCTGGCGCAGTTCGAGGCGAGCCTGAAAGCCTTGCAGACCGACAAGATGGACCTGCTGCAGGTGCACAACCTGCAGGACACCACCACGCAGTTGGCATTGGCCCGTGAGCTGCGCGAACAAGGCAAGGTGCGCTACATCGGCATCACCCATTACATCGAGTCGGCCCACGACGACCTGCTGGAGGTGCTGGCCAAGGAGAAGGTCGATTTCGTCCAGTTCAACTATTCGGTGGGCGAGCGCAATGCCGAGAAACGCCTGCTGCCTTACTGCGCCGAGCACGGCATCGCCACGCTGATCAACCGTCCGTTCCAGCGCGCGCAACTGCTCGCCCGGGTGAAAGGCAAGCCGCTGCCGGAGTGGGCCAACGAGGTCGATGCAACGTCCTGGGCGCAGTTGCTGCTCAAGTTCATCCTCGCCAACGAAGCGGTTACCGCGGTGATTCCGGCCACCTCGAACCCGCGCTATGTGGTCGACAACCTCAAGGCAGGCCAGGGTCGGCTGCCCAATGCCGAGCTGCTTGAGCGCATCGTCCAGGCCTTCAGTTGA
- a CDS encoding TetR/AcrR family transcriptional regulator codes for MSLDALAPSATSGKPNGRIRQKNVEAIIAAAEDEFARHGFKGTSMNTIAQAVGLPKANLHYYFSSKQGLYLAVLNNILTLWDSAFSNLRAEDDPAEALERYIRAKMEYSRRYPKASRIFAMEVISGGVCLSQHFGKDHQSWFRERAAVFESWITAGKMDAVDPMHLIFLLWGSTQHYADFASEICRVSGRSRLTKQDYQAAADNLVRIILKGCGLKPSV; via the coding sequence ATGTCCCTCGACGCCCTCGCCCCTAGCGCCACCTCCGGCAAGCCGAATGGCCGGATTCGGCAGAAGAACGTAGAAGCGATCATCGCCGCCGCCGAAGACGAGTTCGCCCGGCACGGTTTCAAGGGCACCAGCATGAACACCATCGCCCAGGCGGTGGGCCTGCCCAAGGCCAACCTGCATTATTACTTCAGCAGCAAGCAGGGCCTGTACCTGGCGGTGCTGAACAACATCCTCACGCTGTGGGACAGCGCCTTCAGCAACCTGCGTGCCGAGGATGACCCGGCCGAGGCCCTCGAGCGCTACATCCGCGCCAAGATGGAGTACTCGCGCCGCTACCCCAAGGCCTCGCGCATCTTCGCCATGGAGGTGATCAGCGGCGGTGTGTGCCTGTCGCAGCATTTCGGCAAGGACCACCAGAGCTGGTTTCGCGAGCGCGCGGCCGTCTTCGAAAGCTGGATCACCGCCGGCAAGATGGATGCGGTGGACCCCATGCACCTGATTTTCCTGCTCTGGGGCAGCACCCAGCATTACGCCGACTTCGCCTCCGAGATCTGCCGTGTCAGTGGCCGCTCGCGCCTGACCAAGCAGGATTACCAGGCCGCTGCCGACAACCTGGTGCGCATCATCCTCAAGGGCTGCGGACTGAAACCGAGCGTCTGA
- a CDS encoding IMPACT family protein — MAFLLLAPCDYREEIRKSRFLAQARAIKDAADAQALIEQLSDPSASHNCWAWKLGQQYRFSDDGEPGGTAGRPILAAIEAQGFDGVAVVVTRWYGGIQLGTGGLARAYGGSANKCLQNAERQEQVARLSCSCHCGFAELALLKSRLAEFDAVLEQETFDAQGAELQLAVPQAHIDDLQLLLADISRGRSRLQLPG; from the coding sequence ATGGCCTTTCTGTTACTCGCTCCTTGCGACTACCGCGAGGAAATCCGCAAGAGCCGCTTTCTCGCCCAGGCCCGCGCCATCAAGGATGCAGCCGACGCTCAGGCGCTCATCGAGCAGCTCAGCGACCCGAGCGCATCGCACAACTGCTGGGCCTGGAAGCTCGGCCAACAGTATCGCTTCAGCGACGACGGCGAGCCTGGTGGCACCGCAGGCCGGCCAATCCTAGCCGCCATCGAGGCTCAAGGGTTCGATGGCGTGGCGGTGGTGGTGACGCGCTGGTACGGCGGCATCCAACTCGGCACCGGCGGCCTGGCCCGCGCCTATGGCGGCAGCGCCAACAAATGCCTGCAGAACGCCGAACGCCAGGAGCAGGTCGCGCGGCTCTCCTGCTCCTGTCATTGCGGGTTCGCCGAGCTGGCGTTGCTCAAGTCGCGCCTGGCCGAGTTCGATGCGGTATTGGAGCAGGAAACCTTCGACGCCCAAGGCGCCGAGCTGCAACTGGCCGTGCCGCAGGCGCACATCGACGACCTGCAGCTCCTGCTCGCCGACATCAGCCGCGGGCGCAGCCGCCTGCAATTGCCTGGCTGA
- a CDS encoding YbaK/EbsC family protein, with protein MSLQSVRAFFAEKAPDLHVIELDTSTATVALAADAHGVEPGQIAKTLAFRMGERNLLIVARGDARIDNRKIKETFGSKAKMLDADTVLALTSHPVGGVCPFGLATPLPVYCDVSLRAFEEVVPAAGSIHSAVRIAPARMAELVEAEWVDVCQSLPVENREVAAP; from the coding sequence ATGAGCCTGCAATCCGTTCGCGCCTTCTTCGCCGAGAAGGCGCCCGACCTGCACGTCATCGAACTCGACACCAGCACCGCTACCGTGGCCCTGGCCGCCGATGCCCACGGCGTGGAGCCCGGGCAGATCGCCAAGACCCTGGCCTTTCGCATGGGCGAGCGCAATCTGCTGATCGTCGCCCGCGGCGATGCGCGCATCGATAACCGCAAGATCAAGGAAACCTTCGGCAGCAAGGCCAAGATGCTCGATGCCGATACGGTACTCGCCCTGACCAGCCACCCGGTCGGCGGCGTCTGCCCGTTCGGCCTCGCCACGCCACTGCCGGTGTATTGCGATGTGTCGCTGCGCGCGTTCGAGGAAGTGGTGCCGGCTGCGGGATCTATCCACAGCGCGGTGCGCATCGCTCCGGCGCGCATGGCCGAGCTGGTCGAAGCCGAGTGGGTGGACGTGTGCCAGTCGCTGCCCGTTGAAAACCGCGAAGTCGCGGCCCCCTGA
- a CDS encoding 2-hydroxyacid dehydrogenase: MKPHLLILNPLSEASLARIAERFEVTHAPNPAAREAAISEHADSVQAVLTIGTIGLTGEEIARLPKLGFVGTLGVGYEKVDLEAARARGIAMSNGAGSNADCVADHAMALLLAAIRDVRRLDVACRAGIWRDALPMTDGVCGKRLGILGLGAIGEKLARRAAAFDMPVGYHNRSAKADSPHRYFASALELARWSDCLVVAIPGGASTLHLVNAEVLDALGPQGYLVNVARGSVVDTAALGRALREKRIRAAALDVYESEPLPPSELLDLDNLTITPHVGGNSPQALEQSLTQFLGNIDRHFRGEPLLTPI, from the coding sequence ATGAAACCGCACCTGCTGATTCTCAACCCGCTCAGCGAGGCCAGCCTGGCGCGTATCGCCGAGCGCTTCGAGGTAACCCATGCGCCGAACCCTGCAGCGCGGGAAGCGGCCATCTCGGAGCACGCCGACAGCGTGCAGGCGGTACTGACCATCGGCACCATCGGCCTGACCGGCGAAGAAATCGCCCGCCTGCCGAAACTGGGCTTCGTCGGCACCCTTGGCGTGGGCTATGAAAAGGTCGACCTGGAGGCCGCCCGCGCCCGTGGCATCGCCATGAGCAATGGCGCCGGCAGCAACGCCGATTGCGTCGCCGATCACGCCATGGCACTGCTGCTGGCTGCCATTCGTGACGTGCGGCGGCTGGACGTCGCCTGCCGCGCCGGCATCTGGCGCGATGCACTGCCGATGACCGATGGCGTGTGCGGCAAGCGCCTGGGCATTCTCGGCCTCGGCGCCATCGGCGAAAAACTCGCCCGCCGCGCCGCGGCCTTCGACATGCCGGTGGGCTATCACAACCGCTCGGCCAAAGCGGACAGCCCGCACCGCTACTTCGCCAGCGCTCTGGAACTGGCGCGCTGGAGCGACTGCCTGGTGGTGGCCATTCCTGGCGGCGCCTCGACTCTCCATCTGGTAAACGCCGAGGTGCTCGACGCCCTGGGGCCGCAGGGTTACTTGGTCAACGTGGCGCGCGGCAGCGTGGTGGACACCGCCGCGCTGGGCCGTGCACTGCGCGAAAAACGCATCCGTGCCGCGGCGCTGGATGTCTACGAAAGCGAGCCGCTGCCGCCCAGTGAACTGCTCGACCTCGACAACCTGACCATCACCCCGCACGTGGGCGGCAATTCGCCCCAGGCGCTGGAGCAGTCGCTAACGCAGTTCCTTGGCAATATCGACCGGCATTTCCGTGGTGAGCCGCTGCTGACGCCGATCTGA
- a CDS encoding YceK/YidQ family lipoprotein, producing MSKHALCAVLLACLHVGGCATARTLDAAKPGAPVVYAGTRLDWYALQGGCCPVERFGAEAPAYAAVDLPASALLDTLLLPLSLAKALGIGLQVRGGG from the coding sequence ATGAGTAAGCACGCGCTCTGCGCGGTCCTGCTGGCCTGCCTGCACGTGGGCGGCTGTGCCACCGCGCGTACCCTGGACGCCGCCAAGCCCGGTGCGCCAGTGGTTTACGCCGGTACTCGGCTGGACTGGTATGCGCTGCAAGGCGGTTGCTGCCCGGTCGAGCGTTTCGGGGCCGAAGCGCCTGCCTATGCCGCGGTGGACCTGCCAGCCAGTGCCTTGCTCGATACCCTGCTGTTGCCGCTGTCGCTCGCCAAGGCCCTGGGTATTGGTTTGCAGGTCCGCGGTGGTGGGTAG
- the ubiX gene encoding flavin prenyltransferase UbiX, which produces MAGPERITLAMTGASGAQYGLRLLDCLVREDREVHFLISKAAQLVMATETDVSLPAKPQAMQAFLTEYTGATDGQIRVYGKEDWMAPVASGSGAPSAMVVVPCSTGTLSAIATGACNNLIERAADVALKERRQLILVPREAPYSSIHLEHMLKLSNLGVTILPASPGFYHQPQTLDDLIDFVVARILNCLNIPQDMLPRWGEQHLNSGDE; this is translated from the coding sequence GTGGCCGGACCGGAGCGCATCACTCTCGCCATGACCGGCGCCTCCGGCGCGCAGTATGGGTTGCGGCTGCTCGACTGCCTGGTGCGTGAGGACCGGGAAGTGCACTTCCTGATCTCCAAGGCCGCGCAGTTGGTGATGGCCACCGAGACGGACGTCAGCCTGCCGGCCAAGCCCCAGGCCATGCAGGCGTTTCTCACCGAATACACCGGTGCCACCGACGGGCAGATTCGTGTCTACGGCAAGGAAGACTGGATGGCCCCGGTGGCCTCCGGCTCCGGCGCGCCCTCGGCCATGGTGGTGGTGCCGTGCAGCACCGGCACCCTGTCGGCGATCGCCACCGGTGCCTGCAACAACCTGATCGAGCGTGCCGCCGACGTGGCCCTCAAGGAGCGCCGCCAGCTGATTCTGGTGCCCCGCGAGGCGCCGTACTCGAGCATTCATCTCGAACACATGCTCAAGCTTTCCAACCTTGGCGTGACCATCCTGCCGGCCTCGCCTGGTTTCTATCACCAGCCGCAGACCCTGGACGATCTGATCGACTTCGTCGTCGCGCGGATTCTCAACTGCCTGAATATCCCTCAGGACATGCTGCCGCGCTGGGGCGAGCAGCACCTCAACAGTGGCGATGAGTAA
- the mpl gene encoding UDP-N-acetylmuramate:L-alanyl-gamma-D-glutamyl-meso-diaminopimelate ligase — protein MHIHILGICGTFMGSLAVLAKALGHRVTGSDANVYPPMSTQLEAQGIELMQGYDPAHLQPAPDLVVVGNAMSRGNPAVEYVLNKGLPYVSGPQWLADHVLQGRWVMAVAGTHGKTSSSSMLAWVLEHAGMAPGFLIGGVPQNFGISARLGDTPFFVVEADEYDSAFFDKRSKFVHYRPRTAILNNLEFDHADIFPDLAAIERQFHHLVRIIPGEGLVIHPASETALTRVIGMGCWTPVQTTGDGGQWQARLLAADGSRFEVSFDGKVEGVVEWGLTGQHNVANALAVLAAARHVGVVPALGIEALGRFINAKRRMEKVAEVKGVTVYDDFAHHPTAIATTLDGLRKRVGDEQVIAIIEPRSNSMKLGAHRDGLAESAEQADAVFWYAPPNLGWDLAATVAGAANPTQVCDSLETIIAGVKALVRPGTQVVIMSNGGFGGLHGKLAAALEA, from the coding sequence ATGCATATCCACATTCTCGGCATCTGCGGTACGTTCATGGGGTCGCTGGCCGTGCTGGCCAAGGCGCTGGGCCATCGCGTCACCGGCTCCGATGCCAACGTCTATCCGCCCATGAGTACCCAGCTCGAGGCCCAGGGCATCGAGCTGATGCAGGGCTACGATCCCGCTCACCTGCAGCCGGCACCCGATCTGGTGGTGGTAGGCAATGCCATGAGCCGCGGCAACCCGGCGGTGGAGTACGTGCTCAACAAGGGGCTGCCCTACGTGTCCGGGCCGCAGTGGCTGGCCGACCATGTGCTGCAGGGCCGTTGGGTGATGGCAGTGGCCGGCACCCACGGCAAGACCAGCAGTTCGAGCATGCTCGCCTGGGTGCTCGAGCATGCGGGCATGGCGCCAGGCTTCCTGATCGGTGGCGTGCCGCAGAATTTCGGCATCTCCGCGCGTCTGGGCGATACGCCGTTCTTCGTGGTCGAAGCCGATGAATACGACAGTGCGTTCTTCGACAAGCGCAGCAAGTTCGTCCACTACCGCCCGCGTACCGCGATCCTCAACAACCTCGAGTTCGACCACGCGGATATTTTCCCGGATCTGGCGGCCATCGAGCGGCAGTTCCACCACCTGGTACGGATCATTCCCGGCGAAGGCCTGGTCATCCACCCGGCCAGCGAAACCGCGCTGACTCGGGTGATCGGCATGGGCTGCTGGACGCCCGTGCAGACCACTGGCGACGGTGGGCAGTGGCAGGCGCGCCTGCTGGCTGCCGACGGCTCGCGGTTCGAGGTGAGTTTCGATGGCAAGGTCGAGGGCGTGGTGGAGTGGGGGCTCACCGGCCAGCACAACGTCGCCAACGCCTTGGCCGTGCTGGCTGCCGCGCGGCATGTGGGTGTGGTGCCGGCGCTGGGCATCGAGGCGCTGGGACGTTTCATCAATGCCAAGCGGCGCATGGAAAAGGTCGCCGAGGTGAAGGGCGTGACCGTCTACGACGACTTCGCCCACCACCCGACCGCCATCGCCACCACCCTCGACGGCCTGCGCAAACGGGTTGGCGACGAGCAGGTCATCGCGATCATCGAGCCGCGTTCCAATTCCATGAAGCTCGGCGCCCATCGCGATGGCCTGGCGGAATCCGCCGAGCAGGCCGATGCGGTGTTCTGGTACGCGCCGCCGAATCTGGGCTGGGATCTGGCGGCTACCGTGGCTGGCGCTGCCAATCCGACTCAGGTCTGCGATTCGCTGGAGACGATCATCGCTGGGGTCAAGGCGCTGGTGCGTCCCGGCACCCAGGTGGTGATCATGAGCAACGGTGGCTTCGGCGGCTTGCACGGCAAGCTGGCCGCGGCGCTGGAGGCATGA